aagtcggacgttcaactgattaagccacccagcctccacTTGCGGGagaattttttgaaagacaataATGGGcattatatgttaataaaatatatttgtagcgAAACTGATTTAAGGTAATACTTTAAGTGATAAGATGATGCTTATctttataatgtttctttttaggaataactttgcttttaagatttaGACTAGCTGCAgatattaaagttattttaactttattgtaattattaaaaatgtatcatcCTTACGAGccaatattaagaaaatttatttttaaaagatcgcTGAAAAAAGATAGATGGTTACAAATCATAACAATTGCAGCCATCAAAAAGGCATGACCTGCCaacttactcatttattttcaagacatcAAGGATCATCACAGACTGAAACGTAGCCACTGATTGGAAGAGAGTGGTGCTGGTATCTTGAAATATTCCATTACTTTTGTGGGCTACCATGAAGTGTTTATGTAGGTGTAGAGAGAACaagaagaagccagagagaaaatACTTGTATGTTATTGTGAAAAGTGATGCATGTTTATTGTTTCAAGGAAAAGTTAAAGCACAGCCCTGGGCTTCTGCGGTTTGTGAGGCGAGGGTGAGGGAGATCGTGCAGGGGTGCCATGGAGTCTGTCCTTTGAGTCTGATCTTCGACTCTCCAGACTCTTGCAGGTCAAGAGAAGCTAAATGCTCCCCTCGTTCTTGCAGGGGTGCACTATGTCTTTGACACAACGATAGCCGCAGATTTCAGCGTGCTGGAGAGTCAGAAGGAATTTGTGCGTCGCTTCCGCCAGCACAGCGAGGAGGAGCCTGCGTTGCCCATGCTCACCTCCGCCTGTCCGGGTGAGCGTCCAGAGCCCGCTGCTGTGCCTCCGTTGGCCTGAGGCAGCGTTTCTCGTGGGTCTGCcttgggggcaggagaggaggtgggtgaggtCAGAGGTCCCAGGCCCCCTGGGCTTTTGGGTCAGGAGGGAGTGAAGTGCCCGCGGGTCCCCTGCACATCCGCCCGAGCCCCCTCTCACTGAGCCACTGACTGACGCAGACCGGCCCCCACCCCCGATCTGGCCTGATACTTGCTGTGTTCAGGGTTTCAAGCTGTTCAAGTCTGTTTACATGTAGGTTTGGagcttctggaatgttcttcctagATAACGATGCACTTTCCTTCTGGAGTTCTTTCTACCTAAACGTGTCAGGACTATAAGTTGTTCAGCTCCATACCCTCTCTCAAATTCAGGGAGAGGAGGTGAGCTTTGGTTCAAACCTAGCCCTTTTCTACGATTGGCATTGGCGTTTTTGCTTCCCTGTGAcaaggtgaggaaactgaagcaatGTCAAGGTCAGGTGACCTGACCTGGCAGATAGAATCGGGGCCGGGGGCAGTCCTTGCTGGCTCACGGGGCCCCCCGGTCCTGGGGTACCCTTGCCGCCCACAGCCTGACAGAACGCCTCCTGTTGGGTGTACCTTTGCCCGGCACCCGGCAGCGTATCTGCAGGCCACTTCTCCAAGCACCTCCCCTCGTCCCATCCCGTCCGTGGTCCGACGAGGAAAGTGCCAGCGTCCAGGTAGCGCGTTGTCACACCTGTGCTGCTGTGAAGCCGGCAGCAGCCTCTCTGTCTCCGGGGGAGGTGAAGGGAACCCTCAGGAAAAGCTAGCCTGTCTGGTTTCAGATGCAGGGAGCCGTGGGGCCTGGGaacctgcttcctcctctctgtccctgctcagCCCTCTTCACCCAAGGCCGGGTGTCCTCCGTGGGCCCTGGCCCTTACCTCCTGGTGTTCTGCCTGATGTTGTGGGGCGCCCAGGGCCAGCACACAGCAGCCTGCCCGCAGCCCAGAGGTGCCACCTGCCTGGGAGCCGTGTCTCGAGCTGCTGGCCTGGGCACTGAGGCCGGGGGGCAGGGCCTTGGGGCCCCCAAGGTGCCACggtgtttggcagtttctcatcTTAATGTTTGGAGGCCGGGACGAGGAGAGCCCTCCTCCAGGGCCCCCTCTCCTGGGGCTTTTGGGGGCCGCGGCAGACACTTCCTGTCCTGGAGGTGACAGCTGTGGTTTGAGTTTGTTCGGACGGGATTGTCGTGTCAACTGGTGCCTGCCGCTTCTCCCTACCGGGGGCGGTCACAGGACAGTGGCTGGCTGTCCCCAGGGTCTGACGAGCAGCTTTACCGCCAGGCTTCTGTGCTCCCCCGTGTGCCGTGGTGCGCACGCCCAGCTGGGGGTCAGCAGGCCTCTCACCAGGCTTCTGGCCTTGTAGTTCACTGATCTCTCTGACTCCTGTCACCCCTGGAAACCATAGCAGGGGTGACCCCAGAGGGCACAGTGGCCGTCAGCCACTCAGGAAATGCTTGTACCGTGCTGGGCACGTAGTAGGTGGAGAGCAAGTGTGCTGTCTCTTACTGTCACTGGGGCGTGAAATCCTCCTGTGGTCCTCGCCCTAAGTGAGGAGTTGGCCGTTAACTTCTGATAGGTGAGTGGAGCCAGTGGCTTTGTGGCCGATGCAGCATCTGAGCATGGCTGCCGGCTGCAAGGACGGTGTTGTGGCCGGCACGGTGGAGAGGGGCCCTGTCCCCCCGGGACGCTGCCGCGTGCCTGCTCCTCTAAGCTTGTGCTCCTCCTCTTTTGGGGGACCCCCTGTACCAGCTTTCACTTCCTTCCACTCCGTCCTCTCTGGCGAGCCGGCAGGGGCGTCTTCCCGTCCGGGGCAAATGCGGCTGGGGTCTGCGTGGCCCAAGCTGCTGAGGAAAAGCAGCTTGGCGGGGGATCTGCCACCAGCTCCTAGGGGGGGATCCGCCACCAGCTCCTAGGGTCAGGAGAGGTGTCTGGCTTTACCCCAAGTGACAGGGTCTGGGAGCGCTGAATTCCTTGTGTGTGACAGAAAGCAGGAGGAAGCCACTGTGAGGAGCTGACCGGGGACCCGTTCTCTCCCCAGGCTGGGTCCGATATGCCGAGCGGGTGCTGGGCCACCCTGTCACCCCCCACCTCTGCACCGCTAAGTCTCCCCAACAGATCATGGGCTCTCTGGTGAAGGATTACTTCGCTAGACGGCAGGTAAGCCAGCCTCCTCCCAGAGGGCAGCACGTGGGCCAGGAGATAGGGAGTGTTCCACCACGCACGACCAGGGTGGTGTCAGACCCGGACCGAGTGGAAATGCTGCCATCCTGCTGAGGGAGTCCCTGGCCTGTCGCCACAGCGAGCAGCTAGTGTCTGATCTCTTGGCTGCATCTGCCTTCACGTGACGGGAAATCTCCCAGCCAGGCCCCTGAAGGCCGTTCCACATCCCTCACCTGCCCCGGCTCCCCCACCGTGGACGGTGCCCCATCACCAGCTGGTCCCTGTGCCGTCCCTCCCCACGCAGACCCCCTGCATGCCATCCGGGCCGCCTTGGGAGCCTAGTGGAGGCCAGGCCTGGGTCCTTCCGGAGGTCCCTGACACTCTCCTGCCATCCACGATGCGGCCCCTCCCGTGGCCTGCTCTCCAGCTGCCAGAGCCCCCACAGCCCTCCTCAGTCAGATTAGACATCTCTCCAGGGAGCCCTCGAGGTCTGGCCCTGCAGGAGCTGGAGGAATCCCCCAGACCCACAGCCAGTTTCAGGAAGCCACACAGTCCTGGCACCCTCGTTAACCTAGCAGTGGGAATGTTCCCCTTTCATTCCTTCGCTCATGACATCACCACAGCTTGTCAATCGTAAATGTGATGCCAGTGCGTATGCGTTCACTTTGGGGACAGAAAAATGAACTGTGGGactgccccagccccactgctTGCGCGAGTCCAGGAGTGGGCCTGCTGAGGGCCGGCCGGCACCCTCCTCACACTGCCCCGAGTAGGGTGTTTCCACCGAGGCCTCTCCACAAAGGTCACTCAGCAACTGTGCCAGCTCCTGGCGTGGCTACCAACTCCAGCTCAGCCGTAGGCACCAGCGGGGCAGCTCCGATAGGTGTCACTCGGGAAGTTTCCAGAAGGTCCAAAGGCAAACCAGCCAGGCGTCGAGCAACCATCCGTGTGGCTTACTCTTAACCATGTTTGGTCACTGTATGCAGAGGTTTCAGGGGAAACGGGTTCAGCTTTACAGCTCTTCCCTGGCATCTCCAGGCCATCGGCCTTATGGGCTCTGGGTGAATCCGCCCGGGTCTCCAGGGCACGGTCTCCCCGTACAGCTGGGAGGCAGGCACAGGTCGGAACTTGGTCTGAGGAAGGCCCCGGGGGGTGTTGTGGGCACTGGCACACAGCTGCCCTCCTCGCTTCCCACAGCCCCAACCTGGGTTTGCTCTTTCTCCCCAGAACCTGTCCCCAGACAAGATTTTCCATGTTATCGTGGCCCCTTGCTACGATAGGAAACTGGAGGCCCTTCGAGAAGATGTTCCCACAGCTTTGCACGGCTCCCGGGGTGCTGACTGCGTACTAACCTCAGGTGAGGGGGGTGCAGAGCTGGGGACTGCTGGGGCCTCTGGCCCGTCATCCTCTGAGGTCACGACAGGCCCCCAAGGGCCAGACTGCAGGAAAGTGGAGAGAGGCAGCGCTCATGCAGCGCGGAAAAGTCGCGTGTGAGCCCAGAGGCTCTGCGGACAAACCAAACCTTCACCTGGAGACAGAGCGGGGACCCACGGTGCTCCAGCGCCCTGGGCCTGCTCTAGCCtgtgtgctggggtgggggtggttcctCGGCGTCCTCTAGGACCGTTCCGCAGAACATCGCAGTCTGCGGGCGGCTTACATCTGCTGAACCCACGTGGGTGTACTTTAGGCCAGTTCTCGGGGGCAGGGACTCCTGGGCGTGGGTCCCCTGACCTGAAACTCCAGCACGAGAACCCCCAGGTccctggggagggagacaggacgGCCCTAGCAGCCAAGGAAGGGTAGATAGTGGGTTTTCCTGAGATGCAGAGTCCATTTTACTATCGTTCTCAGACATTGAGTCCACTCGTGCGCACGTGATGCCTCGGTGGCTGATGTAAACATTAGCTGTTTCCACAAAGCCTTCCGGAGGCCGCTGTGTGGAGGGAAGTAGGAGAACAGTTCCGGTTCTCAGCTCATCTCTTTGCACACAACCTGATACCATGTGAGGGCAGCCACTGCGCCTTGGTCATCTGTCCACAGGAGGCTGTGTGCAAAAAGTTTCTGCTTCAGAAACAGAAATGTGGAGAGATGGCAAAATCCCTCATTTCAAGGGCAGAAGGAGGAATTGGACTCTTCTTTCGCGTTTcatcagtttttcattttattgggaTTACATTGCACTAGAGCTGGGTTCCTGCTTCTGTGAGCATGACGGCGTCCGGGGTCGCTTTAGCAGGTTTCCAGTGGGGAGATGATTTGGGAAACAGCTCCTGAAGACAGCTTCCTCGGTGCCTCATGCCCCTTCTTTGTCTGCAGGTGAAGTCGTTCAGATAATGGAGCAAAGCGACCTCGTGGTAAAAGACGCTGCCGTTGATACTCTGTAAGTGACTTTTAGGGAGGGGCACCTTGTGGGTGGAGCCTCCTGTATGAGGCCACGTGCAGCCAGGGGACAGGGTGTGGGGGCCCCTGACCTGGGTTTCCCCTTCCTGTGTTGACGCTCAGCCCTTACCACAACCCGCTCTTCCTGGCTCTTCCATGGGATGTGGGCGGGGCCTGGTGTGAGATGCCACTTGGAGGAAGGGGGTTTCCATGGTGACATTGACATGCCAGCACCCTCCATTTCTGAACTTCGTGTGTTCCCGACATTGAGCATCTGGACCTGCCCGAGGCTGGGTCACCTCCTGGGAAGAGTGGCTCCCTTGGGCTCCACGCAGGGCGAGTGTGGGCTGTTTAGCCGGCGAGGCCCTTTCGTGGACGGTCGTCCTGAGGTTTACAGAGTTTAGTCAGCTGGCTGCAGTGCCCGTGGCCAGAGCCGGTGCCTGTCGCCTGTCCCCGCTGGGTACGTGCACACGCTTCCGAGTGGCCCAGAGATTCCCAGCTCTATCCCCAAATGTCAGGGTTCCAGGGGAACGTGCCTGATGTGGGCGCACCAAGTGGGGCTCTGCCTGCTGCTTTGTCCGATCGTTAAAACTCAGGAACGTGAGTTTGTGGCCCCAGATATAAATATCTGTGAGGGGTTTCTCTCTTCACGGGGATCATAAGACTTTGGACATCTGACTTAATCTTGCTGTTGCTCTTTCCTCCCTGGGAAGGTTCGGAGgcctgaaggaggaggaggtgaggcgCCATGATGGAGCCAGCTCCGACGGGTACCTGGCGCACGTCTTCAGACACGCCGCCAAGCAGCTGTTTGACGAGGACGTGGGGGAGGTCACCTACCGCACCCTGAGGTCTGCCTGTGTGGTCAGCGCTGCTGTCCAGGGCAAACTGCCCAAAGCCAGccaggcctgtgtgtgtgtgtgtgtgtgtgtgtgtgagagagagttggggtgggggctgtcctAGGTATAAGCTTTAGAACAGCCAAGATTAAAAAGCCTTCTTTGTTTTCGTTCGCAGACTTTTCATTTTGCTAACGTTTCCAACTTAGATTTGAAAACAATTGTCGAGCTACAGAGGAAGGACTCTGTAGATGAAAACCCATTTTGTTCACCTTACAGGAACAAAGACTTCCAGGAGGTCACCCTTGAAAAGAACGGGGAGGTTCTGTTACGCTTTGCTGCTGCGTACGGCTTTCGAAACATCCAGAATGTGGTTCTGAAATTGAAGAAGGGCAGGTTCCCGTACCACTTTGTGGAGGTGCTCGCCTGCGCCGGGGGTAAGGCACGGGGGCTCTGCCCGCAGGCCTCGCCCAACTCTGACACTTCGTGGGTGCCGCCCTGGTGTTTGACACGGTGGTCCCTGTCCTCCTCTCACCACAGAGCAGAAAAGCCAGGTGTCCCCTTAGAAAAGCCCTGGGACATAGTCCCAGAGAAGAGCTGCACCTGGGGTGGCACCAGGTGAGGGTCTGCTCTCGGTTCCAGAGGCCCCGCCTGTGGCTAGGCCCCAcctgagggacagagaaacagaggccaACCAGAGGGGCTGGGGCGGCTTCCCACAGCAGAGGCCACGGACTTGCTGGTGCAGTGGGTGTGGGTGTCGGAGGAGAGGATCCTGTGGCCTCCAGGTGGCAGTGGGACCACTGGTGCCCCGAGTGGGGAGGGCCCACGAGATTCGAACCTGCCTGCGGAGAGGAGGCGCGGCTGGGGCGCTAGTGAAAACCCGCCAGCGTCTGGGGAGGCCACGTGGGGGCGCGGGGGAGCAGACGGGTGCGGGTGCAGGTGAggaggcaggggggcgggggcgggggcgggggccgggggtcTGAGGAGAGGAGCAGACCCTGGGAGAGCGGGCAGGGTCCTCCGCCACCACTGAGCGTCTTCAGGATTTGGGGTCAAAAGTGCAGCTGCTGGGTGCTGCCAAGGGAAGGCGGAAGGGGACTCGACCAGGGTGGAAGTTTGCTCCAAGTTCTTTTCCATGAATGTCATCCTATAAATCGTGACATCATCTAACACATTTGGAGGTAAGCAGCACGCCTACGTGAGAGGCACGCCCTTCATCCCGGCTGCGGTACTTGGGCGGGTAGGCTCCCGTGCGGGCTCCCGGGTTCCCATCCCCTCCCCGGTGccgcccggggcgggggggcggtgaCCAGCACCCAGAGGCTTTACGAGACAGCAGTGGCGTGACTGCCCGTTAGCGGTTTTCGTGCTCTTCTGGTTCTGATGAGTTTCAGGAGAAACCAGAGGTCCGGATTTGCATGCACAGCCATCCAGTTCTAAAGGTTGGCAGGCTATTCGGTTTTAGGTAAAAACTGTTTCCTGGAGAGCATAAGTAGGTAAGAGTAGGAAGCATCCGGGGCTGCGAGCCTGTAAGCTGCTGTCCTTGGGAGCTGGGGGCTGCGCGTCGAGTCCAGCTCCAGACTCTGGCCACGGGACGCCGCGCGTGGTGTCGttcctcctctgccccagagCCACTCCCTTCGACGCAGAGGAGAAAAAGCATAGGCTCCCTGCTTGTCTTCCAGGGTGTTTGAACGGCAGGGGCCAAGCCCAGGCGGAGGATGGGCGCGCAGACAAGGCGCTGCTGCGGCAGATGGAGGGCAAGTACGCGGACGTCCCCGTGCGGCCCCCTGAGACCAGCGCCCACGTGCAGGAGCTGTACCGGGAGTGGCTGGACGGGGCCGACTCCCCCAGGGTCCGGGAGGCCCTGCACACCGTGTACCAGGGCCCGGGGCTCCCTGCCGCCAGCCGAGACATCAAGTGGTGAAGGTGGGCAAGGCTGGGAAGCGGGCCCCGCCACCGCCCAGGGAGGGAGACGCTGGAGGAGAACCGCTCCGCTTCTCAGTCATTACTGTGCTTTCCGGAGCTCTCTCCCCCTGTGTGTAGGCGGCTCCCTCACTCGGTTTGACGTGGTGCTATCTTTGTAACGTGTGTTCAACTGGCATATTTTAACAAGAGAGGAGGATTGCCCCAATTCAAGTACCCTTTTATCTTAAGAGTGAAAAATATcccaaagaacaaaaatagagaCAGACTACTATCttttaggcttaaaaaaaaaaaatctaaaaagtgtCCTGCGAAGAGCTAAGACCCCAGAAGTTCAGATTCATGTGCCTCAGAGCGATGTGACGTGGAAAAGAGATGAGAGGCGGGCAGGCTGCGGGGGTGGTGGAGCCACGGTCCCCGGTCTGCCCGACTTGGCTCTTACTTCACCCACTTACGttactcctgaaaacatttttgCCAGAACGTGAATAAATTGCATCCTTTCGGAATCGGGGGGCTCGTGTACAAAGCTGGATTTCCGGATTTTCTGGTAGCAGTGGGCCACGTTCCTCGCCGCTGCAGTTGTCAGAGAGCGGTAGCAACTGCCTCCTGGGACCAGACCTCTGACCAGGGGGCCCCAGACTTGCACTTTTACATTCTGCCTTTAAGGAGAACTCCCCTCGAGGTCGGGGAGGCCTGGCAAGGGGGACGGAAGGACGGAGGACAGACTGGCTGCCCCACTCGGGCCAGGGTGTGTGATCGGGAGGCTTTCGCCTCAGTCCCTCCCCAGCGGGGTTGGCaggggacaccccccccccccgacctttGCCGTTTGAGTGACTGTCATCCTGCGGCCCGCGCCGCTCCTGTGAGCGCCTTAAAGAAGGGATAGAATGTGGTTTCCCCACAATACAAACAAGGGCTAGCAAGCAGCCAGAAACCTCCAGAACCGTGGCGCTCCACATCTGGGCTCGTCCTCCAAAAGAAAGACATCTGCGAGTGGCCTGGGTTTGGTTTTTCAAAGCACTTGGATTTGGTAAACACGAGTGATGTTGATCCTCTTGAGTCCTCCGTGCCGTCACGCCCTGGTGGGCTCCATTTCCTTCATCGTGTTCCGTATCCTGTCCGGCTTGATAGCCGGCTAGGGCGTGAAATCGtacatttttcctttccatctggTCACGACCGGTGTCATCCTCCACGGAGCTGACTGCGGAATAAACAGTTGAATGTGTCTGAGTGTGGAGAGTGTGTCGAGAAGATGCCCCTTCCCGCTGGGCCACGTGCCCCTCGCCTCACCGTGGCCCAGAGTAGGAGCGCTGTCCTTGCTCTCGGGGCGTAGAAAGCCACAAGTCAGGTGTGGGGGCTGCGCCTCTCGCTTCAAAAGCGGtctcttcggggcgcctgggtggcgcagtcggtcaagcatctgacttcagctcaggtcatgatctcacggttcatgagatcgagccccacattgggctctgtgctgacagctcggagcctggagcctgtttcggattctgtgtctccctcttttctgcccctccccactcacactctgtctctctctctctctctctctcaaaaataggtaaacattaaaaactttttttttttcaaaagcagtcTCTTCCAGCTGCAGCAAAGCCCCCCGGTGGCCAGGGCCCAGGATGACAGACCAGGTGTGATCACACGAGGTGTGGGGTCTCATCTGCAGCACATCTTGGGGTTATGGCCACCTTTGTCCTAACTCCAGCCCTACGtgcagagaagagggggaggccCCACAGTCAAGCTGGGCTGGTTCACAGTGTCTGGTGGGCAGTGGTGGGGCCCACCATGAGGAGGAGGGCCGAGTAAGTCCAGATTCACGTTGCACCCAGGACCCGCTCTACAGAATGCTGTCACTGGAGCCGTGGTGCTGCTAGCACCTCCTGTGGACCATGACCGTGTCCGGCAGCTTTGTGTGCATGGTGGCCGTCTTGAATAGCTCTGCTCTCCAGTGCCCTGCAGAGCCCAGATTTTTCCATTGCACTTCCGCCTGGCCTTGGCCCGTGGGCCAGTCCCAGCCGTTGTAGACCCTGGTTCTTCTTCCTCGACTCTGCTGGACTGCGGATCGGAACTCAGCCATTGTCTACACCATCAGTTTGATGCTGGCCTAGGGTGTGGAGCAGGGGCACTGCCTGTGTGCCGGCCCCTGTGCTGCTGACCTGATGGtgttctctgacctcagctgctgGCCCAAAGCTGAGCCTCTGGCTTCTGGACACTTGGTATTTACAACATCACCTCCTTTCCCTCAGGCATTGCCTTTGTTCCCAATCGGAAACAGGCAGAGCagttaaaacagattttttatgCACAAATAGGGAAATCTCTACAGGCACGTCACCAAGGAGCCCTCACAGTAGGCCCCTGTCATAATCCACGAGCAAATGTGGGGGCTGGGCTCTTCTGGGGTGCTTGCCTGGGCCTCAAACCAGACATGAGCCCATTTGCACAAAGACCAGGGGGGAACAGGAATGAGGAGAAGGTTGAGCCCCGGGGCTCTGCAGCTGGCAGGAGCAGGACTGAAATCCCATCTGTGCAGCAGAGTTGTCATGGACCCAAGGACCAGCTCCTCCCGCTCCCCTCAAGAGGACAGGGTCTTGCCAAGGTCACGTGGGAACAGACACAGAGGTAGGCCCCCGGCCCTTAACTCAGGATTTGTATGGATCTGctttaataatgaaaagaattcaCGTTTCCTGGCAGTGACAGTATGAGCCCCTTTTGGTCTCCCTTTTTAAAAGCCAAGCTAGAGAGAGGAAGTACACGTTAAAAAGAGCAGAGATCAGGAAATCTCTAACATGTTCCCTCTGCGGGGGTCGGGGGATGGGCAGGAGCCCTGCTGGGCCACCCACACAACCCCACTCAGAGGTCTGGACCTGGAGGGTCCCTGGAAAGGTATGTGCCCAAGTGGAAGCAATAAGAGCCCCAGGCCTCTGTGCACCCTGAGGGCAGACTCGCCCCTGCACCAGACCATGTCCTCTAAGCCACAGGCAGCAGCGCATAAGGACTAGGGGTGTCCTGGTGGACATACAAGGAAAAGGTGACCGGTGACTGAGGAGGGGCCAGTGGCGTCAAATGGAGACTGCAGCCAGGGGTCTCCACGTGAGCTCCAAAGTGGAGACCCTGGTCTGGGAAGCACCAGGCTGTCCTGCTGAGGGCTGCATTGCCCGCTACCTGGCACTGGGAGGACACAGAAGGGTCACAGGTGAGGCAGGTTCCACCGAGATTTGAACTCGGATCGCTGGATTCAGAGTCCAGAGTGCTGACCGTTACACCATGGAACCATAAGACACCAGGGCTGCCGTCAGGCTACCCTTGGTCTGAGGGCACTGAGGGAAGAGACACCAAAGTGGGGATCAAGGGAAGGGGGACAAAAAAGAATGGTGTCGGTCCCACCGAGATTTGAACTCGGATCGCTGGATCCAGAGTCCAGAGTGCTGACCATCATACCGTGGAGCCGGCTGCTGCCGTGGGCCCTGCACACCctgacagggagacagaaggggACACGGAGAGTGAGGTCTGCAGGCTGCTTCCCGGAAAAAGATGAGCCTGTAGCCGCGGATGGTGTCGCTCCATAGAGCCCTGGGTTATGGGCCCAGCACACTCCCAATGAGCCACTCTGCTGCCCAGGCCCCGAATGTGACAGGTCCGATGGTCACAGCCCCTCCGGGCCAGGGGATGAGAATGGCAGGCTCCTAGAGGGGCCGGAAGAGGGCAAGGCAAGTGCCCATGTACAAATACAAGTGGATTTCTGCTTTCCCTCCTTCAGTTTCCCGTGGAAAGAAATCTCTGAATTCATGTCCTTTTGTgctgttaaaaacaaaccaaaaagtcAAGAAACACAACGTTCATAGCCCAGAGTGTCCGTGTCCCTGGGCAGTGgcggcaggttctgtgctgcggTGATGGTGGTTGGATTTtggaaaggaacaaaaacaatgtttttcCCCATCATTTGAAAAGGACTCCTAATTTGCATGATTATGAATAAACTgttcttttaattctatttcttctcttgGTCTACTTCTTTTCTGTGACCGATGAAGTTGTTTCTCCAATACAAAACTGCTTTGTGATGACCTCTTGCTGTCCAGttgtataatttgaaaaataataataaaaccctgCACTTTCAAATAGGTATGAACTGTTCTCCCAAGAACATGCCTTTTGGAAAAAACAACTTTCATGCTGAAGCTTTTCAAGTAAAAAGCATCTATAGAACTTGCTGTTGTATATGGTGGTCTCCTCTCGAAAGCCAACAGCAGCATcgggaaagagacacagacactGACACCGCTGAGGTCAAACTATGAGTGTCAGCCAGGATGCTCGAAGGACATGGCTGCAGGGAGTTTAAGGAGCAGGATTAAAGGAGGCTAAAAGGAGTACTCAGCGCCCCACCCCAGCCACTGCACCGGGCACCCGGAATACCCAGGCTAGGGAGCAGTTCCCGGGAGTGCTGAACTGGATCAAGCTCCACACCGGAGCGGTGGCCTCAGTGGAGGGTCAGCCCACGTGCAGGCAGGAAGGTGCTGAGGAGTACCCGCCcagcctttcttccctcccctgtaATCTCCTTGCCAGTCCCTCCCATTGGCTACAGCCCTTTGGCTCTCTTGTCCTCCAGCTTCCCGTTGGTCTCACAGAAGAGAAAGATGTGGATCTGGAGGGCAAAGGCAAGACATCCAGAACCGAAGGGAACAAATATAACCTCGGATGTGCGACCACTACTGCCAAGGGCATTGAAGGGAGGGTGAAGGTGAAGGAGGACCTGAAGTGGAGGCCTGGGCAAAGCCAGCTGGCAGGGACTTCTGCAGCATCAGTGACACACCCAGCAGGGCACAGGGGGCAGCCCTGGCTCGGAATATCAAGACCggctggtggttgccaaaggggacgAGGACCCCTGACATGCACCCACAGGGCTGTACCGTAGGCCGCGTCTCCACAAGAGTCTTAAGAATATtgcctatgtttatttattaaatccaGGCAGACAGATCAGAGACGAAAAAGTGGCCGCTGGGAGAAAACAGTGGCAACCCCTCTGGGCAACACATCTAATCAATGCCCCAGGGCAGGGACCCGACAACAAAACCACTTTGGAAGATCAGTGCCCAAAGAGCCTTCTGATGAGGTGTGTGGATGGACTTCCTGGAAGACGCCCGGAATTTGCAGATTCTCCTTCCACGTGAAAACTCATCAAAAGGTCTCCACTGTAGGAAAGCCCCAATCAGGTGGCAAAATAATTTACAGAGATGTCCGTCAGACCCTTTCTCCAGCTATCCTAGTGAAGCCTGGTTAACTCCGAACCAAA
The sequence above is drawn from the Lynx canadensis isolate LIC74 chromosome E1, mLynCan4.pri.v2, whole genome shotgun sequence genome and encodes:
- the NARF gene encoding nuclear prelamin A recognition factor, which translates into the protein MKCEHCTRKECSKKTKTDDQENASVDVPSLALENGEKGEFHKLADAKIFLSDCLACDSCVTAEEGLQVSQQNAKDFFRVLNLNKKCDTSQHKVLVVSVCPQSLPYFAAKFRLSVTDASRRLCGFLKSLGVHYVFDTTIAADFSVLESQKEFVRRFRQHSEEEPALPMLTSACPGWVRYAERVLGHPVTPHLCTAKSPQQIMGSLVKDYFARRQNLSPDKIFHVIVAPCYDRKLEALREDVPTALHGSRGADCVLTSGEVVQIMEQSDLVVKDAAVDTLFGGLKEEEVRRHDGASSDGYLAHVFRHAAKQLFDEDVGEVTYRTLRNKDFQEVTLEKNGEVLLRFAAAYGFRNIQNVVLKLKKGRFPYHFVEVLACAGGCLNGRGQAQAEDGRADKALLRQMEGKYADVPVRPPETSAHVQELYREWLDGADSPRVREALHTVYQGPGLPAASRDIKW